ATGGGTTGTTGAAGCTTTGAAGATTCATGAAAATggtaaaagagaaagaaaaaatgttgGTACTGTCAAAACAGTGACAATGACTGAAATGTCCCCTTATTGTTTGGTTCCCTCTGGTGGGAAGCTTCTTTACGCTTTCCTATGCACACTGCCAGGAGTACTACTTCTCtctgtcaatatatatatattagtgtAGCAGTACGAGCAGTCCAGTACTACTagtattatgaatttatgataaACATGAACGCACCCTGACGTTTTAAGAGAGAGTAAGCTTCAATATGATTGTCATTtacccaaaaagaagaagataatcaTCTATGATTTGTCCCCACACCAAAAGGCTAAAGAAAAGCAATTTCAAAAGTCCCTTTCtatctttttctcttctcttctctctcaccaTAATCAATGGCATGCATACCTCTAATCGATGCAACTGGTTTTCATTTGAATGCAACTGATAGCGAAAGATCGATGCAGAGCTTCCTTGTCTGGGTGAGAAAACTCGAACCTCCAGGCGTTACATTCTTAGTGTAATTAGTGAGTTGGTTAATTATGGGATGAGCTCAGACTATTAACATCCTCAGTGGATATTCTGTATTCAACTAGCTAGGACTAGCTAGGTCTATTGGAGCAGGAACAAAAATAACCTGACATTTATCATGAAACTAAAATTGTTTAGTAAATCCAAAACATAACAAGAATAAAACCAAATAATTATTGTTTAAAGcaaaatgagaaaagaaactATTGAAAATGATAACGTGACAAACCTATCAAATTACGGTCATCATAAAAGACGTTTTACATGGGTGTTCTAATCGCGAGTAGGGTGTGGTTATTCTTGGTAtatatgcttataatttctctcATACTATATGCTAACAATTAcctttcataaaataaaataaaaacaaatatgtGTATCCGTGTATGtatattatataatatataatatatataatacatacatacatacatacatataggtaaagctatggtatgttaacatttcttatacatcaactatttttacccctctaaggactcatgttatcactttgaggactaacattactattttcaggactcatatggtaaactaagaaaatttaccactttaaggactcatgttaccactttgaggactcatgtggtaactaagaaaatttatcaTTTCAAGGACTTATGTTAATACTTTGAAgactaatattattattttgatgactcattttaccacttttaagtcAATTGTAtacatgtcatacgttaacacattgtagaattttccacataCATATATTCACTGTAGTGACTCCTTCACTGGTTTAAAGATAATGACATGTTCCTGGTGTGTAGTGAAACCTGGTACTTGCATTTATTTTGCTATACTGCACATGGTTGCTTCCCTTGTTGTCAGTTTCATATAGCTCCAGAACCATGCCCTGCTTGGAAGCTAGGCAGCTTCCAATGGAGTCAAGCCTCAAAGGGAACctgccttttctttttccttaatttgttctcttggaTGAAGTCAATACATGAAGGCTTCAGCTGAACTTTTTGAAGAAATGTTGCCTCTTGCTTTACTCTTTAATCTTTAGCAAGGTTTCTCAAGCTTTTGGCAACCATTATTGTATGACCATATATATAGATTACAATACTCCCTAATAGCAATTCCAACATTTCTTAGTTTCATATGGGTAAATCTCAAGAATCAAAACTTATCAGGCAAAATATCTACATATTAATTTGATTATTCAAATTCGCTTCATTGATCGTTTTAAGATATAATTTCTTTCCCTCTCGCCTGCCAGGATCTGTACCCTTAATTGGGGTGGTCGACAAAACAAGTTATCGATTAATTTTTGTTCTTTCATTTGGATGATTGGGGATCGATCATTATCTGTGTGTGTAGTTTATGCTAAATTGTTTGACATATGGTATATCACTATTTCCTACTTGGCTAATAAGTACTCAAAGAAGCTAGAAAGGTTAAGTAGGTAGATTATTAAAGTAACAGAAAGTGCTCAACTATGATTATAAAGCTCTTGCATGTTTACATTCAACCATATAATCATAGTTAAGTACTGTTTAACAAGATGCTGTTTATGCATTAGGAGAAAACTGGTTTTATGTCCCAAAATTAATACGATCCATATTCACAAGAacaaaacacttttttttttttttgaaacgaagaacaaaacacttatatcgtccTCCTAATCGCCAATTCCAGAAGGGGCAACAATTATTATTGTGTATCATCCACATCCATTGATACAAAATTAAAAGCATACTCCCATATTAATTGCAAAAAAGGAGAATGTATACATTAATatctattaaaaaaatagagagtttAAAAGCACAAAATGATACCATTTTCATGCATCAAGAAACTAAAATGTTTGCATAATAATTAAAGGTCGATAtataaaactttgaaaattaagGTTGGGTTGGAGGATGACAATCCCAACACTTAGCACCACTTCAACCTCGATCTCCCTTCCGCATTAAATAGTAGTACtccagaaagaaaataaaatgcttaatttattttcctccCTCTAAAATTTAAACATCAAACCTCTcctatacatatataaatcCTCAGTTAGCTCCTTGCTTATATAACAAGTCAGCAAAACCACCTTCCAATTACCCTTTACAAGTTTTTTGTCATCTTCCTCATCTCTAATTCACTGGTTTTGGCTACCCTTGCTGAGCTTCAACCCGTAGTTCTCCCACAAATTGTCTCCTTCGCCCATCAAAAATGGAAAACAAGTGTCGTTCACCACTGCAGCATTGCCTACATTTGGATTATTAGAGGGAGAACCACCATTACCTTGTTCATGATTATTCATTTCACATGTAGCATAGACTCCTCCTTGACTACTATACAATGAGGAATTTGACTCATTGTTCCCAAAGTAACAAGAGCTTGACCTTGAATTgttctccttcctcttcttactgaacaactctttggaacaCTTCCTCACATAGTTTATGCTCTCCCATTTCTCCTTGCAGACCATTCCACTCCTTTCATATCCCAAACAACTCATCTTCGCCGCTATCTCCTCCCAAAGTCTTTCCTCCACACACCCACCTCTCTGACTAGTACTAAACCTCGACTCCATGCTTCCTCTCAACTGAATCAATTTGTTAATCTCGCATTCCGGCCATGTCTCTTGCTCACTCACAATATCCTCATGATCATGATCAggggttgaagaagaagtctTTACTTCATGACTAGTACTACTTCCTGTTAATTTCTGCAATGCATCCATGAGAGCTTTATCCCTTGCTTCAATCCAAGCTCTCTCTTTAGCCCAAAACTGCTGCTCTCGCTCCACCCGGCCCGCCTCTTGTTTTCGCCACTCTTCCTCTCTCAACACCCTCTCCCTTTCTTTCTGCTCAAGCGTGCCCATCAGCTTCTCCAACCACTCCTCTTGCTTCTCCATCATCTTCCTCATTTGCACGTCGATAAACTCCTTTATCTTTACCTTCCATCCCCTCCTCTTCCTCGTCCTCTTCATCTCAAGCACTTCATCGTCCATCGGAGCAATGGCACTGCCGTCGTTGTCCTCCGAGGAAGACGAGTCCTCGAAATCGGAAGAGTTCGAGACGCTTTGAGTGGACTGATAAGTAGTAGCGGTAGTAGTATCTTGATGACTCGGTTGAGCTTGATAACGAAAagtattattattgttattgatATTATTATTACCGACGAAATGGGATTGATCTGGTGGGAGTGATGAGACGGCAATGTTGTTGCTAGTTTCGCCATAGAGAGCTTCAAGCTGCCGAAAGAATCTATAGTGCTTTCCATCTTGTCTTCCGGCCTTCCCTTCCTTTGTCTTCTTGTAATACTTGTATAAGTTTTCGAATTTTTCCCTGCATTTTTTTCCGCTTCTTTGATACCCATGTTCCTCACACATGATCCtgcaaaaaaatttaaatcaaTTAAGTGTCCGATCATCTCAACAAATTAAGGGAACACAGAAATGATAGATTTGACAGTATTTGTAGGCAACCCTAATTGAATTGTGAAGTGAGAAGAGGGCATGTGATTTGATGATGATGCTTAATTTTGGTAATGATGATGCTATGATGGAGTCCCATGTGCTTAAAATATGTTTGGTAAGTGTATGATCTATTATGaccattcaaatttcaaaagaagAACATGTAATCAATGGGTCTCAAAAGGACATTTAATTTCTTGCATAGATCATGTCTTTTCTCATCAGAAAAAAACCAGTCGATAATTGGTACCGAATTGCATCGAAGAAACCACCAATACTTTAAATGATGGCTACACATTTTCAAACACCGAAAACGAGTCAGTGACTCAGTGATACAACTCCTTTTGCATAAACCAGTACTCATCAACAGACGCAACACCTGGATTTTCAACTGCACTTCATAGTCTAGTCATTTTCCAACTCCAAACGaaaatgagaagaagaagaagaagaagaagtagtagTAGTAGAAAAAAAAGTTAGCTATACTGATAATTAGGAATGTAAGTTTACCTAGAGACTTCATCCCAGAGCGGCCCTTTTTGATTAGCCTCTTTGAACTTGTAATCGAGTCGTGACCGGATCTCCAGAAGCGTGAGAGTCTCTTGCCTCGGCCACCTCCCGGACCCGCCATCACCGCCGAGACAGCCTCCGCCCTCAGCCTCCAGACCACCGCCGCCACTGAGAGAAGAAGTAGCCGCAACAGTATTATTAGTAcaagcaccaccaccaccaccacaaccaccggCCGAGTCAGCAGACCGAAACTCATGAATCCCACGTGGTATGATGTCGTGGGAGGTCTGAAGCCGGCCCATCATCATGATTTCGTAGggatgctgctgctgctgctgatgctgatgatgatgatgatgatgatgatgggccGGAGCGAGGAGCTGAGGCCTATGGTGGTGGCTACTGGGGAAGAGCTCCGTCGGAGTCTGGATGGCCGGGAAGTGAGACCTACCAGTTCCGTTCATGAGCTGCCTGAGATCTCCTAAACCATACTGGTCTTCCATTTCCATGGAGATCGAAAGAGAGAAAGTTTGAGAGTACTGAGGTAGTGAGAGAAAGGAGACTGAAATTGCAAAGGGTGTTGTTgttataagagagagagagagagagcgagagagagagagatagagcgGCAGAGTCGGATCGTGTCGTTCACGAAAAAAATATCGAATTTAAGCACAGGACAATGGTCCCatgcccctctctctctctctctctatctcttggAGTCTTGGTGACTCACACTAAGTGAGAGAGCTGTGTTTCTCTTGCTCTTTAAAAATGGCTCTCCCTGCTGTGCGCCTTTGTTTTGTATGTCACAGAGAGCTAGCGTGTAATTTGGAGTGTTTGGACAGAGATATTAGCAGAGACGGGACCGGAATGAGGTCTACGTAGGTCTTCTTTGGGTTTATATATCACCGACTCCGTGAGTCCAGTAGTAATAGTTGACAGACCCGATCAAACCTCGACACGTGTACAGAGACGGGACTACAGAGGAGCTGGTGACCCGCTACTGTTCCTAGGATGGGAGTCGTCTTGACCACTGAAACGGGGTGCCGTAGAGAGAAGCTGGAAACGGTTGTCGTTTGTGGAGATCGATTTGGGAGAGGTTTTAAGGTGGAAGAAACTTGGAGCAGTGGAAAAGTGAGGGAAGGGCATGAATGAACAGTGGCCACTACCACTTGTGTGTGAATATTTCATCTCGATCTCTGCTTCTTTTTGTAGTTTTTCAGGTGGTGCCTCTTTTACTTGGCTAAAAAGGGCCTTCGGGGGTCTCAGCTTTTGTGCCTCACTAATTAAAGCCCCCATTCTAGGCTTCCACatctgttccttttttttttttttttttttccgcccTACCTCATCATTCATATAATTGAGGCTTATTTTGGTTACCATTGCCTAACCTTCATGCACCAACTAATTAAGGAGGAGCTCTATCGATTTGGTGAATGTTGAGGTAAATTCTGACAAAAGTTGTCTATAATGTTTCCGAGTATTGAAGTTTTAAAACTGGAATTGTTAGATTAACTTATTCAGTGGAGCAGGCTGTAAAAAATTTACAACATAACGGTTTTCGAATCTGGAGTTTCAACTACTTCAAAATACCATagaatttttaaattttggcATTTCAACATTATGCAACCATTATGGTGATGGAGACAAGAAGGACAATATAGTGTTTTGATTGGGGATTGAACATTCCACATGTTATGACTTAGAACAAACATTTATCTATATTTAATtggtgcactctttgctagatggttgttagaatacatagattttgtgaaGAGTTTTGGTattatttcaagatgttctctttatacttattgtaatttggggttaagCCTCTACgttccctccccccccccccccccccccccatataTTCTGTAattttattaatcaaggcttgagggcagccgcaccaatccatttcaaaagaaaaaaaatcagtttctcTCTACTCAACACGTgttaaattatgatttataatcaaAAAGTGATCATTTACATAGCGTTGAAAACATCTTACTTCACTTTAATCAAACGCGTGCTTTTTCTAACACGTATacagaaaaaaagaacataatTTGTTCCTCTCCATTTTTATCATATGGTTTAAATATCATCTTTGTTGTACTACCAAATGTCACGTCCCAAGCAATGAAGATTTACCAATAATGATAGATAATTGTTTAAAATTGAATACCAGATATAAAAAAAAGGTTTCAATTCTTGTCCTAAATTACTTGCATTAAAAATGTGCGTCCACCTTTTATGCCTTTGTTGATTTCAATTGTTTTTTTGACGCACCAAGGTTCATGTCCCAAGTGCATGCTCAAGAAGAATGAtgtaaaaataatattttactatATTATTGAATTTGCATGCACTTCATAGTTTATATCTATTGCAAGAGTTCTTATTTGGATAATTAAGACTGGtttaaaaacaattttttttttttttgaagaggaggAATCCTCTCCATCACTCTATGAgattaaaggaaaaaagaatacaAAGGAGGGGgataaaaaaccaaaacctcccaATTCAAAAAACAAGCATAATGAAATTCTAACTAGTTAACAAAAACGAAACTGAAGAAGACCCAACCTATCATTCTCATAATCTTTCTTTGGCTACACATAATTTTCAGATAGATTGTGTCTTTTGGTTTCGAATTTCTTCACTG
Above is a genomic segment from Rosa chinensis cultivar Old Blush chromosome 3, RchiOBHm-V2, whole genome shotgun sequence containing:
- the LOC112194991 gene encoding trihelix transcription factor PTL yields the protein MEMEDQYGLGDLRQLMNGTGRSHFPAIQTPTELFPSSHHHRPQLLAPAHHHHHHHHQHQQQQQHPYEIMMMGRLQTSHDIIPRGIHEFRSADSAGGCGGGGGACTNNTVAATSSLSGGGGLEAEGGGCLGGDGGSGRWPRQETLTLLEIRSRLDYKFKEANQKGPLWDEVSRIMCEEHGYQRSGKKCREKFENLYKYYKKTKEGKAGRQDGKHYRFFRQLEALYGETSNNIAVSSLPPDQSHFVGNNNINNNNNTFRYQAQPSHQDTTTATTYQSTQSVSNSSDFEDSSSSEDNDGSAIAPMDDEVLEMKRTRKRRGWKVKIKEFIDVQMRKMMEKQEEWLEKLMGTLEQKERERVLREEEWRKQEAGRVEREQQFWAKERAWIEARDKALMDALQKLTGSSTSHEVKTSSSTPDHDHEDIVSEQETWPECEINKLIQLRGSMESRFSTSQRGGCVEERLWEEIAAKMSCLGYERSGMVCKEKWESINYVRKCSKELFSKKRKENNSRSSSCYFGNNESNSSLYSSQGGVYATCEMNNHEQGNGGSPSNNPNVGNAAVVNDTCFPFLMGEGDNLWENYGLKLSKGSQNQ